CAATCTCCGAGCAGATGAACGTTGCTTATGCCGGTCTAATCGGGGGGCGTCTCACGCGTGACGAGCATATCATTCTCGCCGGACAGATGCGTAAACTTTCTGTTGATTTTGATCTAGCCGTTCTCATGGCACTTTCTCCCGAGGAACGCCAGCGTGTCGGTCAACTGGTGAAGCAGGCGATGCCGGTCGCGTTAGAGTCAATCCAACGCAATCACAAACAACTCGGCCCCTTTGGTTTCAAACTTGACGAACAAAATACCTCACGCTGAACTGTCAGAGGCCGCATTACGTTTTGGTTTCTGGAAAGTCAGCCCGATCGAAGTGGTACTGCCAGAGTCGAGGTTACTGCTGTCGTGGTCGGGGTATGTAGGTCGGTATTCGATCGGCGACCATTCCTATGGGTACGATTACTCCCAGCGTGTCTTGGCCGAGAACGGGACGATTGTGGCCAAGCTCCCGCCGCGGCAATTTGGCAGCCATCTGTATCAAGCAGGCAGCTTCGAGGTAGCCTCGAACCTCTTCTTCGATGTTGCCTCTACGCTTCAACGCGAGACAACGATTCGCCTAGGCACAGAGCAACAAAATGAGGCGGTGGCCTATTTTGATTCGAGTTTCTATCGCTGGTCGTTTTTCAGCCGCCAACGTAAATTTTACTGCCAGAACGGCATGAGTCCGCTGGCCACTGCCTTGGCGGTAGCGACGGCGATTGACTGGGCGATTGATTAACCGGTCGAGCAGTTAACTTGGCCGTTGTGGATTTCAGCCGAGAGATATTTGCCAGGCTGGTCTTCGAGGTAGTATTCATCTCGAATCGCGTGCCAGTCGGCGAGTTCCTTGATGCGGACAAACTTCTGACGCAGTTCTTCCATCTGCGGATGGAGGAACGAGTACTTAACGCCAAACTTGCGGAACTGAGTGATCGCGCGGTCTTCGCCGTAAAGATCAACCACGAGACGCAAATGTTCTTCAATCACTTCGCGCTGCTCATGTGTCGTCGGAGGCAAGGGGAGGGGCTCGCCGGCGGCTAAAGCTCGTCCTTGTTGAAAGATCCAAGGGTTGCCGATCGCACCACGGGCGATCGTCACGCCGTCGACGCCAGTCTCGCGCATCATGTCGAAACAATCTTGGGCGGAAAACAAGTCGCCACTTCCCAGAATCGTACGATCCCCCACGTGCCGCTTAACCTCGGCCAGGAACTCCCAGCGGCTAGGGCCGATGTAACGCTGCATGACGGTGCGGCCATGCACGGTGATCGCATCGACTCCGCTTTCGAAAGCTCCATCGAGAATCTCAAAGAACTTGTCACGGCTTTCCGGAGTGTCGTCGATGCCGCGTCGCATTTTGACAGTCAGCGGCATTTCAGCCGGAACAACATCCCGCGTACGACGAATGATATCGAGGGCCACTTCTGGCTGGCTCAGATGAAAGCCGCCACGGCAACGCCCCAAGACCTTTTTCACGGGGCAGCCGAAGTTGATATCAATGACGTCGAAGCCAGCTTCCACCAGCTTGGCAGCCCCGGCGGCGAATTGTTCAGGCTCAGCTCCCATTAGCTGCCCCCCCACCGGGTGTTCTTCGTCGGCGATGG
The sequence above is drawn from the Bremerella cremea genome and encodes:
- a CDS encoding tRNA dihydrouridine synthase, which encodes MSLRLGNLELDFPLVQAALSGYSDMSMRVLARRMGASYSICEVMLDQFLVTLNDRKKNRHFLAIADEEHPVGGQLMGAEPEQFAAGAAKLVEAGFDVIDINFGCPVKKVLGRCRGGFHLSQPEVALDIIRRTRDVVPAEMPLTVKMRRGIDDTPESRDKFFEILDGAFESGVDAITVHGRTVMQRYIGPSRWEFLAEVKRHVGDRTILGSGDLFSAQDCFDMMRETGVDGVTIARGAIGNPWIFQQGRALAAGEPLPLPPTTHEQREVIEEHLRLVVDLYGEDRAITQFRKFGVKYSFLHPQMEELRQKFVRIKELADWHAIRDEYYLEDQPGKYLSAEIHNGQVNCSTG